From the Amia ocellicauda isolate fAmiCal2 chromosome 12, fAmiCal2.hap1, whole genome shotgun sequence genome, the window actcacacacatacacacaaacgcAAGTATGCAGATACACACACTTACCTCAAATGCACTCTctttttcacacacaaacacacacacacacacacacacacgaatgtCAAGGGGTTGACAATTAccttttcaattttaaaaacaaaaaaaaacattttacaatgttCAATGAAAGAATTGGctactttattttctttatttcaataAGTATGTGCATGAGGATTGATTACTGTCTGAGTGTGAATGTACAGATACTGTCCTACTAACCATAATGTGTGTGTCCACAATGTTCAGGTAGAGAAGTGTGTAACTGTCCAGTGTTTCCCCCAGAAATTCGCATAGGCAGGGCGGACTGTTACTCAACTGTCCCAGGTGGGGGTTAGTGGATTGTTGGGTGGGTGTCATAGCGAACGAGAGCGGTTGGCGGATCATGCGAACTTTTAcgcttttgtttttaaggtgcttttttgggggggttgtcCAAGTGCGGCTCATGAGCCTGGGCTCAAGCCACCCCCCCAGTATAGGTGAAACACTGCTATCccattgtctgtctgtctgcccgtCTACAGAGCAGGTCTAGCACAGACAATAGCAGTTCTGCCTGTACAGAAAACTATGAATACATTCAGTAGGAGCTTGGTGTCTGCAGGTATCTGTACAGTGACTCACCCAGGCAGTGCTCTCCAGGGTTGACTGTGACTCTCTCAGTGCTGATGGGGTtggtggccacacagctgtagGAGTGAGAGAGTCCTTCTGTCTCCAGAGGGAGAGTCAGGGGGGTGCTGAGATCAGGGGAGCTGCAGTGGTTCAGGGgcttctcctccccctctctgtacCAGGACAGGGTCACCTCTCTCCCATTGGCCACAGAGCACAGGAAAGGGCAGCTCCCAGCACTGACCTGTGTCTTATTGGACACCTGAGGTCTGGACACATTGTctgtagacagagagagagacagcagcaGTGATACCTGCAGCCCTGCTCAGTGCACACTCAGTATCAATTCAACACTTTTTCAGACATTAAAATGCTTGATtcatttcacattcataattacaatcataaaatatacataaaacatcttAAATTGAACACTATTTATTCTTCCGTAGTACATAGGAAATTCTCCACAGGTGGAAACATGAAGGGTTTTACACCGATTCACTgtttcagacactttttctgtattgaataaaatacaaatgaaagttaacatgcattcgtcaccgcatatacagtttattatgaatatgcattgtatgagtggatcatttttcattcattttgtggcttattttacttttattcatgttaaaaaTAGTCAGATATAGAATTGGTGTTATGTAAAGCCCTTGATGAATATAAGCTAGCACTCAGTATGAATTGATTAGGCTAGCATTGATTATATAATTGTTGATTATGAATGCGGCTTGTTTTGGGGATATTTGAGGCGCAGTggtggggaaatcaataaactgtcaaTGATCTCAGGTGTTAATGCCAgtatggtttgatgggaaattctgATATTAAAAGGCTGTGATGATGCTCCCAAATCATCACtgctacattgttgcattttccctGTGGTCAGACACCACAACATTGTCACCTGTATCTCTGCTACAGTGCTGCGGAAGAAACTGCATTTGTGACTTGTTCAGTAACCAAGAATATTGTCGCAATAACTCTTCATCATCATTCTGCTGTGACACGTCTTTTCTCTCACGGAAGCTGCGCTCAGTCATCTTCTCATTGCTGCCGTCTCCCAACTCCTAACTAGCTAGGAGTCCTCGTGAGGTCCCCTAAATGTTGGTTGAGTTAGGAGTACTTTTATTTCTAAATAATCTTTATGAATAGTTtttactccagtaaaagtaGGAGCAAATTGATGTCACTCTGAGATATTTCAGGCACTTAGGACCGATTTATCACTCTCAGACGCtttatgaatacacacacagctgcaACATGACAGGAAttgcaccacactgacactgactgcaacGCACTAactgcaccgcactgacactcactgagacacactggggttatagtgtagacacactgactgcacactacagcacactgacacagcactgagacacactggggttatagtgtagacacactgactgcacactacagcacactgacacagcactgagacacactggggttatagtgtagacacacagacactgcactgagacacactggggttatagtgtagACACAATGGGAGCACAGTTACCCACAAGGCAAGTATCTTCTCAGTCACTTACTGAAGCAGTGCTCCTCAGTGTTGACTGTGACTCTCTCAGTGCTGACGGGGTtggtggccacacagctgtagGAGTGAGAGAGTCCTTCTGTCTCCAGAGGGAGAATCAGGGCGGTGTTGAGATCAGGGGAGCTGCTGTGGTTCAGGGgcttctcctccccctctctgtacCAGGACAGTGTCACCTCTCTCCCATTGGACACAGAGCACAGGAAAGAGCACAGCAGACTGACCTGGGTCCTTCTGAACACCTGAGGTTTGGACACACGGTCTGTAGAGAGATAGCAACAAGAAATTCTAGTCAATCAGTATTCTTAGCAactcaaatatacattttgtcaCTGTATCAACACTCATGAAAGAGTCTCCAACATTATAGTTTATTCAGAGGAATAGACCAGTGACACAGTAATAAAGCCATTGACCAGTACAGtgtcccagtatagaccagtgacCAGTACAGTGTCCCAGTATAGAGCAGCTGTACCACactgtgcaccacactgacactgactgtacagcactgacactgactgcactgtactgacactgactgcacagcactgacactgactgtacagcactgacactgactgtacagcactgacactgactgtacagcactgacactgactgcaccgcactgacactgacagtacagcactgacactgactgcaccgcactgacactgactgtacagcactgacactgactgtactgcactgacactgactgcaccgcactgacactgactgcacagcactcacactgactgcacagcactgacactgactgcactgacactgacactgactgtaccacactgacactgactgcaccgcactgacactgacagtaACTCCGCTCTGTGGTgagaacacagacactcactgtaCACTGTCAGCTGGAACACTGTTGTGTCTGAGACGTTTCCTTCTGTGTTCTGCACTCCATATTCCCCAGAGTCCTGTGTGTTGAGCTGTGTGATGTGGAAGTGTCCAGTGCTGCTGTTCCAGGTCACTTTCCCTTTGAACCTCTCCACAGGCATGAGCTGCCCATTGATCACTGCTGCCATAGTTTCAGTTCCTCTGTACTTGAGGAAACCCTGAGTTGTCACTTGGGCTGGGAAACTGACAGTCTCTCCAACAGTGGCTTTCAGCTGCCTCTCAGACTGGACAAGAGATGGACACAGCCctgggaaagaaagagagaaactgcatgtaacagtgtaatacagataGTGATGGACTGGTAATCTCAAATGAGTGGCAAATGCCAGAACTGCTGGTCTAGTCCCAGGCTGTTTGATTGGTAAATCAAAActgtaatgtaatattttgtattaataatatgatGGATAATTGCAATGTGAGTGTTCAGAGGCTTGCTTtctaatttttaaaataaaatacccaAAATCATTTGAGGTAGATTTTGTCTTATTAACGTAgaaattaacttatttaattgcaaaagtgaAAAGTCCAGAGTGGGCTTATAAGGTACATATGCACCCTTTTAGCCCACATGTGTCCAAAAATGAGCCCACAAGGGTTTTAACAGTAAATTCTTCAAATTGTATTAAGCACTTtatattttatagattattgaattcagacctcaaataaccaacctaaccaattaaaattgtatttttatattatctgaGACTAATTTCCATCAAAGGGATTGTTCCATTGCTCTCAAAGCCACCGATGATGTTCTCTGGCTTGAGACCATAGAAAGCACATCTAGTTTTGCAGGGATTTCCTCCTTTCACATTTGGTCCCTGCTAACACAGGAATGGCAGCACAGTTCTTTCCTCCATTACCTTTTGACTAGGGATGCACTGATCAATCGGCCACCAATATTTCTGACCGATATTTCTGTCTGATGGTGCTGCTTTTATTGCGTCTAATTCAGCATCCGATTTGTTCAACTCTTGTacctttaacaaaatatgaatgatgtACATGGACTGCAATACAGTTCACCCCTGACCTGCTCTCATTCTGTAAGTcaataaataataggaaaatatTGGTATCAGTATCGGCCAATCTAGTTATATGAATATTGGATATCGGCCCAGAATTTTCATATCGGTGCTTCCCTGCTTTTTACTTTACCAAACACTGTCTTGTCCAGTGGCTGGAGGATGTGGGTGAGTTGAGATGGGAGCCGAAGAAGCAAAACCCAATTTTCTCTGGCCTTGATCGCAAGTGTCACGAGTGGTGTGTGACGTAATGAATCACTAATTGGGTTGATTTATCACTGattgatttgtgtatttatttttccttgtttACCTTTTATTGTTGTTGCACTTATTTCACTTACTATTTGCGTCggtttattatttgttattggttgtgttggtggtttgattgtttttatatttgtttaattatattattatttggatGGGTTTATTGGTAAATTGCTGCGCACAGACCATCGGTAGACATTCCCACGTGGATTCCCTGGTCATCAAATCAATCGCTTTCACCTGTCCCCCTAACCCAGTGAATCGGCTACAAAAGCCTCGGAGTCTCCTTTCTCAGAGGAAGATATCGGTGCAAGCAGGAAGCGGGCAGAGCAGCGGGCAGAGCAGCGGGCAGAGCAGCGGGCAGAGCAGCGGGCAGAGCAGCGGGCAGAGCAGCGGGCGCAAAATCCCCAAAGACCAGGGTAGGAGGGAAAGGCAGAGATGCAGTTTGTGTAAACAATAACTTATACTGTGGATTACAAATCGTTAAAGAGAAACTGGACGGGACCGGAGGATCCAGTGTGGAGGTGACTGACAGAGAGCGAGCAAATGGCGAGAGGCTCGTGAAAAGGTTGGTACTGGAAACCGAGGCTATAAACTCCGCAAAaagtggccaccagctgcattaagtcctgcagtgcatctcctcacGGACTGCACCAGatctgccagttcttgctgtgagatgttatcCCCCTCTTCCACAAAGGCACTTGCAAGATCCCAGACCATTCtaggggggaatggccctagccctcaccctccgatccaaccggtcccagacgtgctcaatgggattgagatccaggctcttcgctggccatggcggaacactgacattcctgtcttgcaggaaatcgcGCACAGAACGAGCAGTATGGCTAgtggcattgtcatgctgggaGGGTCATGTCAGGATGAGCCTGCAGGAAGGGTACCACATGAGGGAGGAGGATGTCTTCCCTGTAACGCacagccctcagtccagcctctctcagcctattgcggacagtctgagcactgatggagggctTGTGTGTTCCTGTTGTAACGTGGTTAGtagttgttgccatcctgtagctgtcccgcaggtgtgatctTCAGATGTACcaatcctgtgcaggtgttacACGGGGTCTGCCACTGTGAGgatgatcagctgtccttcctgtctccctgtagcgctgtcttaaGCGTCTCGCAGTACAGACATTGCAATGTATTGccctgcagtcctcatgcctccttacAGCATGCCTAGGCACGTTCACGCATCTGAGCATGGACcttgggcatctttcttttggtgtttttcagagtccgTGTCACGGGTGGGGCGTGACTGGCCATTGGCATTAATtgatcacatttatttatttattttcacttaatTGTTTGCGCACTTTATTATTCACGATTGTGTTATTTATGAAGTATGGTCGCTTTTTCCTGTGCCCTACTTTTCTATTTAGTATTTAAGACCAGAGAAATGGCCATTCAGGTGAGAGCAATGGACTACTGAGCAGGACATCTGGCGGAGAAGGGAACCGAGGCGCAGTGCTGGAGTGAGTGAAGGCTGGGAAAGCGGTGAACGGCGCGGATTATAAAGGGATCTTTGGAAACCACGGACACTGGATTGCTGGGGATGACCGCGCAGGCTACGGAGCGTTAAGTACCCGGTTGTAATGCTTCAGAAGGGAATAATTGGAAAGGAGAAGCCACACGTTGCAGAGGTTGAACTTTCTTTATTGAGACTTTGTTGAGATCTCTGCCGGTTTGCTTTGTGGAGAGGGTTCCCTGTCCTGGGGCTAGAGACTTACCTGCTGTGATTCATTTTTCGGTCTTTGTGATGCACACGGGTGACTGCGGGAtggaagaaaatacattaattaattactgaattgGTGCAATCTGGGCACTTATTAATACTTGTCCCTACCTGCAGTTGTTGGGGTTCCAGTTGGCCGACGGGGTTCCAACCCAGCTGCCAAGAGACTCGTGTTCTCCGAGAGGAAGGGGATTCTTCCGTGTGTGTCACCTATTGTGAACAGAAGAGActgctttctgtgttttatattagGAGATTGGGTTTTATTCCATTTAGTTCTCTTGTTATTCTGGGTtgggtttttagtgttttatgtgcccatttttattaaaggcattttaatagGTTTTAGAATGTTAGGGATGCCAATTTCCTAGGGTTCTGCGctagtacagtcttcatgccctgttctagctatatataataaattggTAATTTTGTGAACTTGCCTTCcgtgtggtggtgttctggggtccggtCGAGCCGCCCGGGGGGAGGATTGACTGGGGTGAACGAGGTCCTCTCCTCAAACAAAAGAGGTGGCGTGGTCGTGAGCGTGTCCCCCCTACGTACCCCATAGGCGGTGActtcagtagaaaggtctctttagtgtccccAGTTTTTATAACTGGGCccttaattgcctaccatcTGTAAGCTGGTACACAGGTACATGTtcatttacaataaagatctgtaacgttattgtttttacaaaatCTATCTTTCAaatagtgtcctgaaaaagggacgtttctttttcTGCTGAGTTTATATGCATTGTAGAATTAAATGCTGGAACAATTATCCCATTTAATTGTCTTACTCAGGTATTGATTGCCTTTCCCTCTGCCAGAGAGACTGTCCATTGCAGTGACAGGGTCTGCTGCAGCAGCCGCATCTGAAGGGAGGGAGACGGATATTAGACTTTCCTCCTTTTGTAGgacttgtttacattgtttcGTTTGCACAGCCCTTCCCTTAATCTCTTCCTTGTAGGACTCCCAAATCTTTGTCTTTCAGGCACACGTACGATAAGGGAAGGTTCCTTGAGTACAGCGGTGGTGTGCACTCACCTGCAGGGTCTGTGTGCGGTGCCATCTGTGGGGAATAAATCAAGAGTTTGAGATCAGCATTTAATAGTGACATTTTAGATGTATATTGTATtagaataattttatttttgttcatggTTAGGATTTTAGTTGCCCAGatatattaaaggcattttagctAGTTTTATTAATTACAATTACTATTATAGAACCTGTGTATGTAATTTAACTATGATATCTTGTGTGTACTTTTGGACTGAACAGACTCTGTTCCTTGCATCAGTCCTTCATAGTATAAAATTAACTTGTTCTTACCTTACTCATCTGTGTTGTGGTGCCTTGGGGTCTGTTGAGCCTGCTTGGGGAGAGAATCTTATTGGATGTGACATAAAGTGACGTAGTCGTGTTTGCCATGGTCACCCCCTAGCACCCATAGGTGGTGACACAAGTGCCAGGGAAATATCTGAGGCATGACTGTCAAAAAATCAAACTCTTGGCAGTCCCATGTCGGATCTCTGGCAAAAACAGCTTCTCAAAATACTCTACTCTAAGAATACTAAATTTATTCTTCTGTCAGTCCACCCTAAATTCACAGCAAGCTTCCATCATGTTATTGTAGTCCCTACTCTACCCATTTTGTCCCCATAATGAAAATAAGGTAAGTAGTTCAGTTCATGAATGAAAAGGATGCATTCTGAGTAATAATTAAAGGCTTTTTTAATATGAGGTACAATGGGTTCT encodes:
- the LOC136764471 gene encoding titin isoform X2, producing the protein MANTTTSLYVTSNKILSPSRLNRPQGTTTQMSKMAPHTDPADAAAAADPVTAMDSLSGRGKGNQYLRLCPSLVQSERQLKATVGETVSFPAQVTTQGFLKYRGTETMAAVINGQLMPVERFKGKVTWNSSTGHFHITQLNTQDSGEYGVQNTEGNVSDTTVFQLTVYNRVSKPQVFRRTQVSLLCSFLCSVSNGREVTLSWYREGEEKPLNHSSSPDLNTALILPLETEGLSHSYSCVATNPVSTERVTVNTEEHCFNNVSRPQVSNKTQVSAGSCPFLCSVANGREVTLSWYREGEEKPLNHCSSPDLSTPLTLPLETEGLSHSYSCVATNPISTERVTVNPGEHCLGTSAFEMTSAQ
- the LOC136764471 gene encoding titin isoform X1; the protein is MANTTTSLYVTSNKILSPSRLNRPQGTTTQMSKMAPHTDPADAAAAADPVTAMDSLSGRGKGNQYLRLCPSLVQSERQLKATVGETVSFPAQVTTQGFLKYRGTETMAAVINGQLMPVERFKGKVTWNSSTGHFHITQLNTQDSGEYGVQNTEGNVSDTTVFQLTVYNRVSKPQVFRRTQVSLLCSFLCSVSNGREVTLSWYREGEEKPLNHSSSPDLNTALILPLETEGLSHSYSCVATNPVSTERVTVNTEEHCFNNVSRPQVSNKTQVSAGSCPFLCSVANGREVTLSWYREGEEKPLNHCSSPDLSTPLTLPLETEGLSHSYSCVATNPISTERVTVNPGEHCLDIDSGFSTLLYVNIGVIAVFVAPTVLAVLSVSRMTDDQRRLREQRKGTSAFEMTSAQ
- the LOC136764471 gene encoding SLAM family member 5 isoform X3; this translates as MGYIRVFLLCLACFCGLCPSLVQSERQLKATVGETVSFPAQVTTQGFLKYRGTETMAAVINGQLMPVERFKGKVTWNSSTGHFHITQLNTQDSGEYGVQNTEGNVSDTTVFQLTVYNRVSKPQVFRRTQVSLLCSFLCSVSNGREVTLSWYREGEEKPLNHSSSPDLNTALILPLETEGLSHSYSCVATNPVSTERVTVNTEEHCFNNVSRPQVSNKTQVSAGSCPFLCSVANGREVTLSWYREGEEKPLNHCSSPDLSTPLTLPLETEGLSHSYSCVATNPISTERVTVNPGEHCLDIDSGFSTLLYVNIGVIAVFVAPTVLAVLSVSRMTDDQRRLREQRKGTSAFEMTSAQ